One Trichoderma asperellum chromosome 5, complete sequence genomic region harbors:
- a CDS encoding uncharacterized protein (EggNog:ENOG41~antiSMASH:Cluster_5.3~SMCOG1119:halogenase), translating into MAIPEKCTVLVVGGGPAGSYAASALAREGIDTVILEADKFPRYHIGESMLASMRHFLRFIDVDSEFDSYGFTKKVGAAFKLNPRKREGYTDFLAAGGPENYAWNVVRSEADHLLFKHAAKSGAKAFDGVQIRKINFIDVPYKGSGELPHDYPGRPVSATYLRKDDNTTHEIKFDYIVDASGRVGLLSTKHLKNRRYNQGLKNVATWGYWKGAGAYGKGTPRENSPFFEALQDESGWAWLIPLHNGTVSIGIVMNQKMSAERKSQAGSPDSKTFYLNCLKELAPDLTKLVEHGELITDIKSAADYSYSASGYAIPHARIAGDAGCFIDPYFSSGVHLAFVGGLSAATTIAAAIRGDCSEEVAADWHSKKVADSYVRFLLVVLSAYRQIRAQNEPVLSDFNEDNFDRAFAFFRPVIQGTADVDTKLSQEELTKTLEFCSNAFEPVKPEDRSSMLEKLGQNPDTAYQVDLSPQQRTVVDHIRARQMMRTEDTMNINSFGTDAISGFIPNLKRGDLGLLPVAA; encoded by the exons ATGGCAATTCCTGAGAAGTGCACGGTTCTTGTTGTTGGCGGCGGCCCAGCTGGCTCGTACGCAGCCTCTGCTTTGGCAAGAGAGGGCATTGACACAGTCATCTTGGAGGCTGATAAGTTTCCGCG ATATCACATTGGAGAAAGTATGCTGGCGTCGATGCGCCACTTTCTCAGATTCATTGATGTAGACTCAGAGTTTGACAGTTACGGATTTACAAAAAAG GTTGGCGCAGCGTTCAAGCTGAACCCTAGAAAGCGCGAAGGAT ATACAgattttcttgctgctggtggcccTGAAAACTACGCTTGGAATGTAGTTCGGTCAGAAGCAGACCATTTGCTGTTCAAACACGCTGCCAAGAGCGGCGCAAAAGCATTTGACGGCGTTCAAATTAGGAAGATTAACTTCATTGATGTCCCGTACAAGGGCTCTGGGGAATTGCCACATGATTATCCCGGCCGGCCTGTTTCAGCAACCTATTTGCGAAAAGATGACAACACTACTCATGAAATTAAATTCGACTACATCGTTGACGCAAGTGGTCGTGTGGGATTGCTCAGCACGAAGCATTTGAAGAATCGTAGATATAACCAAGGCTTGAAGAATGTTGCTACTTGGGGCTACTGGAAGGGTGCAGGCGCATATGGAAAGGGAACACCAAGAGAGAACTCTCCATTCTTTGAGGCATTGCAAG ATGAAAGCGGCTGGGCGTGGCTTATTCCCTTGCACAACGGCACTGTATCAATTGGCATCGTTATGAACCAGAAGATGTCTGCAGAGAGAAAATCACAGGCTGGCTCTCCTGACTCCAAGACATTCTATTTGAACTGTCTTAAGGAGCTGGCGCCTGATCTCACCAAGCTTGTGGAGCATGGAGAGCTCATCACAGACATCAAATCCGCCGCGGATTATTCATACAGCGCCTCAGGCTACGCTATTCCCCATGCTCGCATCGCTGGGGATGCCGGCTGCTTCATTGATCCATACTTCTCTTCTGGTGTTCACTTGGCTTTCGTCGGTGGCCTGTCTGCAGCCACCACTATTGCAGCGGCCATTAGGGGAGATTGTTCCGAAGAGGTTGCGGCTGACTGGCATTCCAAGAAAGTTGCTGATAGTTATGTCCGCTTCTTGCTGGTGGTACTGAGCGCCTATAGACAAATTCGAGCTCAGAATGAACCGGTACTGAGCGATTTTAACGAAGATAATTTTGATCGCGCGTTTGCCTTTTTTAGACCTG TGATCCAAGGAACAGCAGACGTAGACACCAAGCTCTCCCAAGAAGAGCTCACAAAGACTCTCGAGTTTTGCAGCAACGCCTTTGAGCCCGTTAAACCCGAAGATCGCTCGAGCatgctggagaagctcggcCAAAATCCAGATACTGCATACCAGGTCGACCTCTCTCCTCAGCAGAGAACTGTCGTAGACCACATTCGAGCTAGACAGATGATGAGAACTGAGGATACTATGAACATCAATAGCTTCGGAACCGACGCAATCAGTGGGTTTATTCCTAACTTGAAGCGGGGAGATCTTGGACTTTTGCCAGTTGCCGCCTAA
- a CDS encoding uncharacterized protein (TransMembrane:9 (i42-61o73-90i110-132o138-158i165-183o195-217i238-261o267-289i301-318o)~antiSMASH:Cluster_5.3) translates to MAPGKASSPPQYLPPTKGFLSYLPAPWVPYAELIRIDKPHGIYMILYPYILGLLYAAKIASAPLPLPLVINRAIQLTIWTFFLRSAGCAWNDNIDQDYDKQTARCRNRPIARGAISTFQGHVYATALIALGFVSLQEFPFECKAAAAVAVVLACIYPFGKRFTHFAQVPLGATLSVAIVLAPYSVGVDPLSEAKIVPTASLVACIIMLVMFYDVVYARADTADDLKSGVKGMAVLFRNWMTTLLLSLIIGITTLLFVAGQSTGMSPFFFQLSVTGPAICLLTMITLLSGHFNGYGWYAGKCYVLAIASLLSGFTVEYYKTLVQ, encoded by the coding sequence ATGGCTCCTGgaaaagcttcttctcctcctcaatATCTACCTCCCACAAAAGGGTTTCTATCTTATCTGCCAGCACCATGGGTCCCCTACGCTGAGCTTATTCGTATAGACAAACCACATGGCATCTACATGATCTTATACCCCTACATCTTGGGCCTCCTCTATGCGGCTAAGATTGCATCGGCTCCGTTGCCTTTACCTCTAGTCATTAATCGCGCCATTCAACTTACGATATGGACTTTTTTCCTCCGAAGCGCTGGCTGCGCCTGGAACGACAACATCGACCAAGATTATGACAAACAGACGGCTCGGTGCCGAAACAGACCCATTGCACGAGGCGCAATCTCGACTTTTCAGGGGCATGTCTATGCTACCGCGCTGATAGCGCTCGGCTTCGTATCCTTGCAAGAATTTCCCTTTGAATGTAAGGCGGCTGCCGCCGTAGCTGTCGTGTTAGCATGCATCTACCCTTTTGGAAAACGCTTCACGCATTTCGCCCAAGTTCCTCTAGGTGCAACGTTATCTGTTGCTATAGTGCTAGCACCATATTCCGTGGGCGTGGATCCTCTTTCGGAAGCCAAAATTGTTCCAACGGCTAGCCTTGTGGCCTGCATTATCATGCTTGTCATGTTCTATGATGTCGTCTACGCGCGCGCGGATACGGCTGATGACTTGAAGTCAGGGGTCAAAGGAATGGCAGTTCTCTTCCGCAATTGGATGACGACATTACTCCTGTCTCTCATTATCGGAATCACGACACTTCTCTTCGTTGCAGGACAGTCTACTGGAATGagtccctttttctttcagctATCTGTTACAGGTCCGGCTATCTGCCTTCTTACTATGATTACTCTACTATCTGGCCACTTCAATGGCTATGGATGGTACGCCGGCAAGTGCTATGTTTTAGCTATTGCTAGCTTGCTAAGCGGCTTTACTGTGGAATATTATAAGACACTCGTGCAGTGA
- a CDS encoding NRPS (antiSMASH:Cluster_5.3~SMCOG1002:AMP-dependent synthetase and ligase), with product MAGYADQAITKPTTVCDLVEQWAQRQPNHIAISFGNRTVTYSELDNAATHIAWLLSEKQVKLGDKIPVLAQRGPEMVACFLGVLKAGASYIPIDTESWSEDRIQSTLKRVSARVILNTCTEEYLGYEEISHTEIEEAFAPGTERHWQRKEDRPWKRIQSTDLAYIIFTSGTTSTPKGVMIPHSALLNYVQQGGEETPFNLNATPDDTVMLIFSPAFDAATGAIMTTLCNGAELRIATTSDFLHTITLCTIVACTPSVLQTIQDPSTCSKLRTIVLGGEAPPIALVRKWAESLPTSTIYNFYGPTETTIASLVARLHADKPITLGRPMSNGRVLLLDGETESDYGEICLTGPGLARGYYENEALTAEKFVFWQGERIYRTGDFGRLTDHGLEFAGRKDSFVKNRGFLINLDAQVIPMLSNSPNVMAATAFMYRGRLVAFVTPETVDGVALRKNLSLEYDAFIIPDLIRAVEFLPLTPNGKADNRALQSLLDAESSQAVDGGLLQGISNTDSKMEILKAALSFATSIPLSDITDNSSFAELGGNSLAGLKVLSFLRTKGFHLRLSLLFDLPDLATIHDAIEKLDEGEGDTADQADAPTSGPLSTLQAKMIQAGLRNPTVNYMLLRISLPHTGKTLSGSRFQSAWRRVIERHSIFRTTFDLKHQLQEVQPELHLDWSNEETTKDQLQSIIQIRSQEMRKKISYIEHGDTFVPISAYRLITVPNIGSTLLSLVHHSIADGWSFSVILEELRLALDGKSLSDPPQFINIAKTQTRLQEDAQGNAFWDALLENSLTQPQLTLPKPPSDTPAADWSKSLQVNLGFTPEELETKARLRRITPATMIYSAWGLVLSNYSFTDRVAFGAVFSGRNIDTMNVDRVAGPLLNTLPFPLEFKEEQTVADVLSTTQSQLLQMLEFQWSSDKTVAKMPAERIANAFQTIVVMEYDLPTLAGVCEALPEPWGIERDDMMEFGISLLLEVDDDGCLRARILYDGLRYTEQSITGLLNHFKSAIKGLLDDKNTMVQDVRAKLITGEERHSLLNPPRGRVGNYQGYDTIKDAFEASAAKWPDLRALESTRGSMTYRELDEAANKLANHLRSITKPGSVVGILTDGSLHWVVAILAVLKAGCICCAIDVNLPAARIEIITQQSGATVFIAANENCARVIQNTPEKQIIVSEEFVASCKTQPHQLETISKPKDVIYLVFTSGSTGIPKGVALHNHSLLMVIDHEPTRLFSGPGRRNGQVYALGFDVVLVEIFGTICYGGTLVLKDPNDPLGHLKQVDAAHSTPSLLAALSPDEYPNLDTIGLAGEAVPQSLADAWSHKRLFNFYGPSECAPISTGTELLPGDKVTIGKAVPHLDLYLLDHHQCLVPPGITGEIYLSGEQMTRGYWNLTNQTKAAFLPNPFHPDRLMYKTGDLGCWTEDMKVAYVGRIDNQVKVRGFRIEMEEIERALVRADPAIQRAAAIVIDGIRIVAFVTPSTVDTSAVSRKVKTLLPAYACPAQVMAFESLPQSSNLKIDRKALRLMATEYKDIGDAPSSPTEKIIAEVWSQILNFEGGDKIRITRDDDFLAIGGNSLLAIKAARLISESIGYHIPMPLLIRERVLSGLAQAIDGYKAQGDLEDGLTTFRSFLSNLSSPTSLAVPQAPSELEEELYVWHTVTNTKSLLNTAFQFIIEGTVDATLLKQAVVSVIQKNPILRARYVLREGILFRLISDEVVEPLFFTGGSLDDKEFQALIDKPFDLANDQLIRAVIWSQEDENSKTTTSLSLITHHIITDKASIALLLQSVSEEYQLAVNGITTHTLSGDTSSHDGNYIEWTQWLQQNSKLPVTPEMTAKREFWKSRVEGIQSIEFLDNPETQTVDIEIPGHQSFVIPTTDSAGFSQRLALAATALTVSAVFGNTDITLGIPYMSRDEPGSANLMGLFLDRLPVRFVLNEHNMTDSARLINDITSEVNLSTENQIPYAKILQLAKDKKSLFDVMVIYHWQSDALEHSLKIPGAQILSRPIRARGAKFPLQLEFSEQQDGLHCGIEYNASNISPSQMAAIISYMPIVIKGLVSGLAPAEILSSFRTVKHINPLLAMPTFKSKIAQVCEAFSEALAIPLTEIAPDLTLFELGGTPITAIRLHYLLTERGLHCDLLSIIGKPTAKHIAWLC from the exons ACTCAGAACTTGATAATGCAGCAACTCATATTGCATGGCTTTTGTCTGAGAAGCAGGTTAAACTTGGAGACAAGATTCCTGTGCTAGCGCAGAGAGGCCCGGAAATGGTAGCCTGTTTCTTGGGCGTTCTTAAGGCTGGCGCTTCATACATTCCTATTGATACAGAATCTTGGAGCGAAGACCGAATCCAGTCAACACTGAAGCGAGTATCTGCCCgagttattttaaatacttgtACAGAAGAATATCTTGGATATGAAGAAATTTCGCATACCGAGATTGAGGAAGCCTTTGCGCCCGGCACAGAGCGACACTGGCAAAGGAAAGAGGACCGCCCGTGGAAAAGAATCCAGTCCACTGATCTGGCCTATATAATTTTCACTTCAGGCACAACATCTACACCGAAAGGTGTCATGATTCCACACAGCGCACTCTTGAATTATGTCCAGCAAGGTGGAGAGGAGACTCCTTTCAATCTGAACGCAACACCCGACGATACTGTCATGTTGATATTCTCACCGGCGTTCGATGCAGCAACTGGTGCCATTATGACGACTCTTTGCAATGGCGCTGAACTGAGGATTGCAACCACCTCTGATTTCTTACATACTATAACGCTGTGTACTATTGTCGCGTGCACGCCCTCTGTTCTACAGACAATACAAGATCCATCGACTTGTTCTAAATTGCGTACTATTGTGCTCGGCGGAGAAGCACCACCGATTGCGTTGGTCCGCAAATGGGCAGAATCTTTGCCAACCTCTACCATCTACAATTTCTACGGACCAACAGAAACCACCATTGCTTCGCTTGTGGCACGACTCCATGCTGATAAGCCGATCACTTTGGGACGTCCAATGTCGAATGGCCGTGTATTATTGCTTGATGGAGAAACGGAGTCTGATTACGGAGAAATTTGTTTAACTGGCCCAGGCCTGGCCAGGGGATATTACGAAAACGAAGCGCTCACAGCGGAAAAGTTTGTGTTCTGGCAAGGTGAAAGAATTTACCGGACAGGAGACTTTGGCCGATTGACAGATCACGGACTGGAATTCGCTGGTCGAAAGGACAGTTTTGTCAAAAACCGTGGATTCCTTATAAACCTCGATGCTCAGGTGATCCCCATGCTTAGCAATAGCCCCAATGTCATGGCGGCTACAGCTTTTATGTATCGTGGCCGACTGGTAGCCTTTGTAACGCCTGAAACTGTTGATGGCGTTGCTTTACGAAAGAATTTATCTCTGGAGTACgatgcttttattataccgGATTTGATTCGCGCAGTGGAATTTCTTCCGCTCACTCCCAATGGCAAGGCCGATAATCGTGCTCTGCAATCGTTATTAGACGCTGAAAGCTCCCAAGCGGTCGATGGTGGTTTGCTACAAGGCATTTCTAATACTGATTCAAAGATGGAAATATTAAAGGCTGCGCTTTCCTTTGCTACATCGATTCCCCTGTCAGATATAACAGATAACAGCTCCTTTGCGGAACTAGGTGGAAACTCGCTGGCGGGGTTGAAAGTATTATCCTTTTTACGCACAAAAGGCTTTCATTTACGACTTAGCCTGCTCTTTGACCTTCCAGACCTAGCTACTATTCATGATGCTATAGAAAAGCTTgatgagggagaaggagataCAGCAGATCAGGCAGATGCCCCTACCTCAGGGCCCTTGTCAACTCTTCAGGCCAAGATGATTCAAGCAGGACTTCGAAATCCTACTGTGAATTACATGCTTTTACGAATTTCTTTACCTCATACAGGCAAGACGCTGAGTGGAAGTAGATTCCAGTCTGCATGGCGGCGCGTGATTGAGCGACACTCAATTTTTCGCACTACATTTGACCTGAAGCATCAATTACAGGAAGTGCAACCAGAGCTTCATCTTGATTGGAGTAACGAGGAAACAACAAAAGATCAATTGCAAAGCATTATCCAAATCCGTTCTCAGGAGATGCGCAAGAAAATTTCGTATATTGAACATGGAGATACATTCGTCCCCATCTCAGCCTACCGACTTATCACTGTCCCTAACATCGGCTCTACGCTCTTATCTCTTGTGCATCACAGTATAGCAGATGGTTGGTCATTCAGTGTGATATTGGAAGAGCTTCGATTAGCCTTGGACGGCAAATCCCTCTCAGATCCTCCACAGTTCATAAACATCGCCAAGACTCAAACCCGGCTACAAGAAGATGCCCAGGGCAACGCATTCTGGGATGCGCTACTGGAGAATAGTTTAACACAGCCGCAATTGACGCTGCCGAAGCCTCCTTCTGATACACCAGCGGCTGACTGGTCCAAGAGTCTTCAAGTTAACCTTGGCTTCACACCGGAAGAATTGGAAACTAAAGCACGTCTTCGGAGAATCACGCCCGCAACGATGATCTACTCGGCGTGGGGTCTGGTTCTATCAAACTACAGCTTTACTGATCGGGTGGCATTTGGTGCAGTGTTTTCTGGAAGAAACATTGATACGATGAATGTCGACCGAGTGGCTGGGCCACTCCTGAACACATTACCGTTTCCTCTGGAGTTTAAGGAGGAACAGACTGTAGCTGACGTGCTTTCGACTACACAAAGCCAACTTTTGCAAATGTTAGAGTTCCAGTGGTCTTCCGATAAAACAGTGGCTAAAATGCCAGCAGAGAGGATAGCTAATGCATTCCAGACTATTGTGGTCATGGAATACGATCTGCCAACGCTGGCAGGAGTCTGTGAAGCGCTCCCAGAGCCATGGGGAATCGAACGCGACGATATGATGGAGTTTGGTATCTCCTTACTACTTGAAGTAGACGATGATGGATGTCTTCGGGCTCGTATTCTATATGATGGTTTGCGATATACTGAGCAGAGTATTACAGGCCTGTTGAACCACTTCAAGAGTGCGATCAAAGGGCTACTTGACGACAAGAATACTATGGTTCAGGATGTTCGAGCGAAGCTTATCACGGGAGAGGAAAGACACAGCCTATTGAATCCACCACGCGGTCGTGTTGGAAATTACCAAGGGTATGACACTATCAAGGATGCGTTTGAGGCCTCTGCAGCAAAATGGCCAGATTTGCGAGCTCTGGAGTCGACTCGCGGTTCAATGACTTACCGAGAACTTGACGAGGCTGCCAATAAATTGGCTAACCATCTGAGATCAATCACAAAGCCAGGGAGTGTTGTTGGTATTCTTACTGATGGTTCCCTTCACTGGGTTGTGGCTATCTTAGCAGTGCTTAAAGCAGGCTGCATTTGTTGTGCAATTGATGTTAATCTCCCAGCAGCGCGCATCGAAATCATCACACAACAGAGTGGAGCTACTGTTTTTATTGCTGCGAACGAAAATTGTGCTCGAGTAATCCAGAATACGCCAGAAAAGCAAATTATCGTCTCCGAGGAATTTGTAGCATCTTGCAAGACACAACCACATCAACTCGAGACCATCTCAAAGCCAAAGGACGTCATCTATCTCGTTTTCACGTCAGGAAGCACGGGAATTCCCAAAG GTGTTGCTTTGCATAACCACAGCCTTCTCATGGTTATTGATCATGAGCCTACCCGTCTCTTTTCTGGGCCTGGTCGTCGTAATGGCCAAGTATACGCTCTAG GTTTTGACGTGGTTCTGGTTGAAATCTTTGGTACAATTTGCTATGGTGGCACACTTGTCTTAAAGGATCCTAACGATCCTCTGGGCCATCTTAAGCAGGTTGACGCAGCGCATTCCACCCCATCACTGCTGGCAGCTCTGTCGCCGGATGAATACCCAAATCTTGACACTATTGGTCTTGCTGGAGAAGCCGTCCCTCAAAGTCTTGCTGATGCGTGGTCGCACAAGCGGTTGTTCAACTTTTACGGGCCGAGTGAG TGCGCACCTATTTCAACTGGGACTGAGCTTTTGCCTGGTGACAAAGTAACCATCGGCAAAGCTGTCCCCCATTTAGATCTTTACCTGCTGGACCACCACCAGTGTCTTGTTCCGCCAGGAATCACGGGAGAAATCTATCTTTCTGGAGAGCAAATGACACGTGGATACTGGAATTTGACGAACCAAACTAAAGCTGCATTTTTGCCAAATCCTTTCCATCCTGACAGATTAATGTACAAGACGGGAGATTTGGGCTGTTGGACAGAAGACATGAAGGTGGCATATGTGGGCCGTATTGACAACCAAGTCAAAGTGCGAGGATTCCGAATCGAAATGGAAGAGATTGAGCGTGCTCTTGTACGAGCCGATCCTGCTATCCAacgtgctgctgccattgttaTTGACGGCATCCGCATTGTTGCTTTCGTGACACCAAGCACTGTTGACACTTCAGCAGTCTCTCGAAAAGTCAAGACATTACTGCCAGCTTATGCTTGCCCTGCCCAAGTCATGGCCTTCGAATCGTTGCCGCAATCATCAAATCTCAAGATTGATAGAAAGGCGCTTCGGCTTATGGCTACTGAGTACAAAGACATAGGAGAtgctccatcatctccaacggAAAAGATTATTGCAGAAGTCTGGAGCCAAATTCTTAATTTCGAGGGCGGTGATAAAATACGCATCACCAGAGACGATGACTTTTTAGCTATCGGAGGAAACTCTTTGTTAGCTATTAAGGCTGCTCGGCTGATTTCTGAGTCTATTGGATATCACATCCCCATGCCACTTCTAATCAGAGAAAGGGTCTTATCTGGCCTCGCGCAAGCTATCGATGGATATAAGGCTCAAGGAGATCTAGAGGATGGACTTACTACTTTCAGATCCTTCTTATCCAACCTATCCTCCCCGACAAGCCTGGCCGTCCCCCAAGCACCATCAGagttggaagaagagctatATGTTTGGCATACTGTGACTAACACAAAATCTCTTCTCAACACCGCATTTCAGTTCATCATCGAAGGTACCGTAGACGCTACCTTGCTAAAGCAGGCTGTGGTCTCCGTGATCCAGAAAAACCCAATTCTTCGAGCCCGCTACGTCCTTAGAGAAGGGATATTATTCCGCTTAATCAGCGATGAAGTTGTCGAGCCGCTGTTTTTCACCGGAGGCTCGTTAGATGACAAGGAATTTCAGGCCTTGATTGATAAGCCATTTGATCTAGCCAACGATCAACTTATTCGAGCGGTCATCTGGagccaagaagatgagaatTCTAAAACAACGACGTCGCTCTCACTTATAACTCATCATATAATTACAGACAAGGCCTCGATTGCTTTATTATTGCAATCAGTGAGTGAGGAGTACCAATTAGCAGTTAATGGTATCACTACCCATACACTGAGTGGAGATACAAGCTCTCACGACGGCAATTACATTGAATGGACTCAATGGCTTCAGCAAAATAGCAAGCTACCTGTGACACCTGAAATGACAGCTAAACGGGAGTTCTGGAAATCTCGAGTTGAAGGTATACAGTCTATTGAGTTTTTGGATAACCCCGAAACTCAAACTGTTGACATCGAAATACCCGGCCACCAGTCTTTCGTCATACCAACCACAGATAGTGCGGGCTTTTCACAACGACTAGCCCTGGCTGCAACAGCACTTACAGTTTCAGCTGTGTTTGGTAACACCGATATTACGCTTGGTATTCCGTATATGAGCAGAGATGAGCCTGGTTCGGCAAACTTAATGGGATTATTCCTTGACCGCCTTCCAGTGCGCTTTGTTCTTAACGAACACAACATGACCGATTCTGCCCGTCTCATTAATGACATTACATCAGAGGTCAATCTTTCAACTGAGAACCAGATACCCTACGCCAAAATTCTACAGTTGGCAAAGGATAAAAAGTCTCTCTTTGATGTCATGGTGATTTATCACTGGCAGTCGGATGCCCTGGAACACTCTCTCAAGATACCTGGAGCTCAAATCTTGAGCAGACCTATCCGAGCCCGAGGTGCCAAGTTCCCCCTGCAGTTAGAGTTTAGCGAGCAGCAAGATGGACTACACTGCGGGATCGAGTACAATGCCTCTAATATCTCTCCGTCGCAGATGGCAGCTATTATTTCCTACATGCCTATAGTGATCAAGGGTCTTGTCTCTGGCTTAGCACCAGCTGAGATCCTTTCTTCATTCCGAACTGTCAAGCATATTAATCCCTTGCTAGCTATGCCTACTTTCAAGAGTAAGATTGCTCAAGTTTGTGAGGCCTTTTCTGAGGCTCTGGCTATACCTCTAACAGAGATTGCTCCCGATCTGACACTGTTCGAGCTTGGAGGAACACCTATAACTGCGATTCGGCTACACTATTTATTAACTGAAAGGGGCTTACATTGTGATTTGCTTAGCATTATCGGAAAGCCTACAGCGAAACACATTGCTTGGTTGTGTTAG